The nucleotide sequence TGGCGGCGGGAGGAGAGCATTCGCAGGGGGTAGCGTCAATGGGCGGGAGCGGGGCGCTGCCCCGCTCCCCGGCAAGGGCTATCCGCCCCTGCTCCCAGACCAGGCACGGCCTGGACCGAAGGTGGAAGCACTGCCCGTCGCGCAGTTCTTCCAGCGTGCCCGTGGCAAGAAGGCAGGGCACCGCCGAGCCCGCTTCCGCTCCCGATCAGCCCGTCGTCCCCTCCGCCGGCGCCTCCTACTTCCCATTCCCCTTCCGCGTCGCCCGCGCCGCCGCCTCGGCCCGCAGCTTCGCCATTGCATCCAAGAGCGGCGCGAGCAGCGCCTTCCCCTCCTGGATCTTCGCCGTCTCCGACCGCTCCGCCCGGCTCGACACATACCGCCCGGAGCCGCACCATCAGCTCCACCCAATCCGTCTCCGCGTCGCGGCCTCCGCCGACGTGCGTGCGCTTGTCCGTGAGCGCCTTCTCCACCTCGGGCGAGCAGCATGTCACTCTTGTCGTGAGGTTGTCCTTGATCTTCCTGGCGATGTCGCGCTTCTCGAAGCGCGGGATCTGATTCAAGCTGACGCCCATGGGTCCTCGCAGGTCCACTACATACGCCAGCAAACACAGCATCCTGCCCTTTCGCGAGGAAGGAAGCGCATGAATTCGGCGGAAACGAAGGTCGGAACGTCCCTGGCTGCGTCATCGTCGAGCGAGGAGGAGGGCAGAGACGTTCCGCGGTGCGTCATCGTCGCGCGAGGAGGGAGCGGGGAACGTCCCCGGCTGCGTCATGGCGAGCCGAGGAGGCTTCAAGGCGCGGGCCGCGGTGCGTCATGGCGAAGCTAGGAGGGAGCGGGGAAACATTCGAGCTGCGTCATAGCGAAGTGAGAAGGACGGGGGGAGCGCTTCGCGTGGCTTCGTCGTCCGGCAAGAAGGTCAATAGGAACGCCGTGAGGTGTGTTCTCGCTCGAGCAGGAGGTGGAGGGAAGGTTCTGGGCTCCGTCCTAGCGAGGCGAGAAGAGCGATCGGAGCGACCCTCTGCCGCTGCCGCTGGCGGCTTCCGCCACCTCATCCTGCTTCCATGTGCTGGACGCTCTAGGCGCATGCGGTTCAGCGTATACCGACTCACAACCGCCTCGACACGATGTCTTCCCCCGGCTCGAGCCATCTGGTAATCTCATAGACTTCACGGGACCAGATGCCAGTGTACTGCGCAGCTTCACCGCTGGAGAGCGGGAGGGATATATCGTGTCGCTTATGGAGGGGTCGGTTGTCGCCGGGCGGTTCCTGATCGAACGTTTTGCTGGGAAGGGGGGGATGGGCGAAGTATTCCGGGCTCGCGACACGCGTACCGGTGCGAGGGTCGCTCTGAAGCTCCTCCACGCCCACGTGGACGGCTTCGAGGAAAACGAGCGCTTCGAGCGGGAGGCAAGGCTGCTCTCCGAGCTCCGGCATCCCGCGATCGTCTCCTATGTCGCGCATGGGAAAGCCCGTGACGGCAGGCCCTTCCTCGCAATCGAGTGGTTACCCGGGCGAGACCTTAGCCAGCGTCTCGCCGAGGGACCGCTCAGCGTGCGCGATTGCGTGACACTTCTGGCGAGGACCGCGGACGCGCTCGCCAATGTCCACCGCCGCGGCGTCGTGCACCGCGATATCAAGCCAAGCAATCTGTTCCTCCGCGACGGCCGCGTCGATCGTGTCACGCTGCTCGACTTTGGCATTGCACGCCTGGCTCTCCCCCAGAGCTTCCTCACACATACTGGCCACATCATCGGCACGCCTGCCTACATGGCCCCAGAGCAGGCGCGCGGCGAGGGCGAGCTCTGGCCCAGCACGGACGTGTTCTCACTCGGGTGTGTCGCATTCGAATGCTTGACTGGAAAACCTCCGTTTTTTGCCCGTGAGATCATCGCGATTCTCGCGAAGATTCTTTTCGAGGAGGTCCCCAGCATCGAGGCACTCCGTCCCGCCACGCCGCCAGCCTTCACCGCGCTGCTCGCGCGCATGCTGGACAAGGACCCATCGCGTCGTCCGATCGACGGGGCGGCGCTCCGCGACGAGCTCGCCGCGCTGGAAATGCCCTTGGGAGACGATACGGTCTTGGTGCCCGTGAACACGCCACCCCCAGTCTCCGCGGCGCTCAGTGGAGATGTCATGCAGTTGCTCTGCATCGTGTTTGCGATCCCGGTCGACGAGCCGGAGTTCGCCATGCCGCTGACGAGCAACGCGGATGGATCGACGGGACGGGCGTTTCGTGATGCCCTGCGTGACCGCCTGATTCGCCTGGGGGGACGCGTCGAATGGTTGGCTGACGGCTCGCTGGCGGTCATCGTGCCCCCCGCACAGAGCGCCATCGATCAGGCGTCCCAGGCGGCGCGCTGCGCCCTCGCCGTAAAGGAGGAATGGCCCAGGGCTCGCGTCGGCCTGACGACGGGGCGCGGCGTCGTCAAAGAGAGGCTCCCGATCGGGGATGCCATCGAGCGCGCCGTCTCGCTGCTGCGCATGCAGGGCCGCGCGGAGCCGGAGAGCGGGCAAATAGTAATGGAATCCGGTGTCTCGCTCGACGATCTGTCCGCCAAGCTGCTCGAACCGCGTTTCGAGATCACCACCACGGAGGGCAAGCCCGTGCTGAGCGGCGAGCGCACGAGCACGACCGATGAGTCGCGCCCTCTTCTCGGCCGACCGACCCCGTGCGTAGGCCGCGAGCAGGAGCTATCCATGCTCGACCTGTTATGGTCCGGCTGCGTCGAAGAATCGGAGGCGCGCGTCGTGATCGTCACTGCGGCGCCGGGAGCAGGTAAATCACGCCTACGGCACGAATTCCTCCGCCGCATGGAGGCGCGCGGCACTCCGATCACGATCATCCTCGGGCGGGGAGATCTGTTCAGCCACGGCTCCCCCTATGGCATCTTGAGCCAGTCGCTGCGGGGCTTCTGCGGCCTCGCGGGTGGCGAGCCGCTCGAGGTCCAGCGGGCGAAGCTCCGAGAGCGGGTGAGTCGACACGTACCCGCGAGCGAGGCGCTGCGTGTCTCCGAGTTCCTCGGCGAGCTCTGCAACGTGCCGTTTTCGTCGGAAGACAGCATGCGGCTCCGGGCAGCGCGCAGTGATCCCAAGCTCATGCACGATCAAATCAACTGGGCGTTCATCGATTTCGTACGCGCCGAGAGCGCTCATCAGCCCTTGTTGTTCATCCTAGAAGATCTGCATTGGGGCGACGCGCTGACGGAGAAGCTCGTCCATCGGGCCCTCGGCGAGCTCGCGGATCGGCCGTTCATGGTACTTGCGCTGGCGCGCCCCGAGGTGCACGAAATTTTCCCGAAGCTGTGGGAGGAGCACCGCCCGCAGCTCCTGCGCATGCGAGGTCTCGGCAAGAAGGCCTGCGAGCGGCTCATTCGTCAGGTGCTCGGGGCAGCGCTATCGGACGAGCAGGTGGCGCGCATGATCGAGCAGGCGGACGGTAACGCGCTCTTCCTCGAGGAGATGATACGAGCGGCGGCGGATGGGAAGTCGGACTCCGCTCCGGAGACCGTCATGGCGATGCTCCAAGCACGCCTCTCGCGACTCGATGTGCGGGAGCGCCATGTCGTGCTCGCGGCCAGCGTGCTCGGACGGAGGTTCGTCTGCGAGGGCGTGGCGCGCGTGCTCGGGCCCCACCGCTCGAACCAGGAAATCGAGCTCGCGTTATCGTTTCTCGTCGAAAAGGAGCTACTCGTAGCGCGGTACGACGACCCTTCGCCGCAGTCGACCGAGTATACTTTCCGCCACGCGCTCGTGCGCGACGCGGCATACGAGCTCTTGACGCCGGAGGACCGAGTGCTCGGCCACCGGGCCGTGGCGTGTTACCTTGAGGCGCTCGGCGACGCGGATCCATCGGTCATCGCTGACCATTTCCAGCTCGGCGGAGACCTCACGAGCGCAGTCCCGCACTACCTCCGAGCGGCGAAGCAATGTTGCGAGCGTTTCGAGCTCTCGGCGATGAATCGCGCTATCGATCGAGCCGTTCTCGCAGGGGCGTCCGGCGAGGCGCTGGGATCGCTGCGCGCGCTGCAATGCTATGTCTGCTACATGAGCGCGCGACACGACGAGGGGATACGTCCAGGCATGGATGCGCTCGACCTGCTGCCGGCGGGGAGCAACACGTGGTACAAGACGCTGCACGCCCTCTTCTCGCTGACGAGCCAGGTGGGAGACACGAAGCTCTGCGGAGAGCTCTTGACGTTGTTCGACCAGGTGGAGCCCGAGCCCGAGGGCCGGGGAGGGCTCCTGGAGGCCGCCTCCGGGGTGGTCTGCATGTTCGCCCTCGGGGGAGCGCGCGCCCCCGTCGAGCGGCTGCTTCAGCGCGTGATGCCGATCGACGCGGAGATCCGAGCGCAATACCCCGAAGCGCACGCGAATTTCAGCATCGGGTTGGCCATCTATGCCGAGCACATCGCGCCCGATCCGTGGATGCACATGGTCACGTCGGCGGAGGCCGCGTCGTTCTTCGAAAAGAGCGGAGCCTTGCGGGAGTTCGTGATCGTCGGCGCACAGCAGGCGATGGCTGAGGCGCGGCTCGGGGCGACAGCAGACAGCTTGGCGACCCTCCGCCGGGTCGTCGATGCCGCCGCGAAGGTCAAGGAGGCAATTCCACTCTGCGTGAGCGAGTGGGCGCAGGCGCGGGCGATGCTCTTCTCGAGCGAGCCGATGCCGATGGAAGTCGCGCTCGAGCACGCGCAGGCCGCCCTGAAACACGGCCACGAAGCGCCGTTTTACGAGTCACACGCGAGGCTGGTGCTCGCAAAGTGCCTCACCGGGCTCGAGAGGTACGACGAGGCCGAGCAGGAGGCGCGGAGGGCCGCGGAAGGGCTCCGCGGCCTGGCGCTCTCGCGCGTGGACACCCTGACGGCCCTCGTTCACGTGCTCATTGCGCAGGGGCGCACGACAGAGGCGCGCGCCTGCGCCGAGGAGGGGCTCCAGATCATCGAGACCGTCGGGAGCGCCGGCGGACTCGAAGTTCCCATGCGCCTCGCCGTGGCGGTGGCGAGGCGAGAGACCGGCGACATCGGCGGGGCCCGCGAAGCGTTACGGGATACGCTCGCGCAGATCGAGCTGCGCGCGGAGAAGATACCGGATCCGGTGTTGCGCGAGCGGTATCGCAATCATGGTGGAGAAAATCGCCGCGCGCGCGAGCTGTCGAGAATCCTCTCGGCGGATTGACACGCGTAGACGACGCTGCGTGTGCTTACGCTCAAAGTGCAACCCTCGTCCCGCGCTCGAACTGTCCGCCAAGTTCGGATCTCTCCCAGCGATCCTCTCGATGAGGGGTCGATCGTGACGCCGGGCAGCAGCAGCAGCCCCCCAGAAACCTGTTTACACCCCTCCCCCTCTCGCCGATAATCGACCAATGGGCCAAGCCAAAATTCAGGTCTTCTACCCCGTCCCCCGCGGGCGCGTCGTCCTCCGGACGGAATCCGACTGGAATCGCTCCGTCGAGCCGAATTACGTCAGCGACGATCGCACCATCACCGAGTTCGTCATCGACGCCGACCAGAAGTATTTTTACTTCAAGCCCTGCCTCGACGACGAGCGCGGCTTCACCTGGTCCCAGGGCGACAACTACCTCGCCACCACCAGCGACACCACCATCCGCCGGTGTTATCCGCACTTCTTCTGCCCGCCGCGCGGCACGTTCTCCCCCGTCGTCACGGTCCCCGAGGGGAACGCGGAGGCGAACCACCACGTGCGGGTCTACTTCCCGCCCGGATACGACGAGAACACCCTCAAGCGGTATCCCGTGCTCTACATGCACGACGGGACGAACCTCTTCTTCGGCGACGAGGCCTTCGGCGGCAACGAGTGGCGCGTCGACGAGAACGTCGAGCTGCTCCATTCGATGAACCTCATCGACAAGGTCATCGTCGTCGGCGTCTACGCCAAGGACCGCATGTACGAGTACACGAAGCCCGGATACGAGCGGTACGGCGATTTCATGGTGAACCAGCTCAAGCCGTTCATCGACAGCCGCCTGCGCACGCTCTCCGACCCGCAGAACACCGCCGTCATGGGCTCCTCGCTCGGCGGCGTGGTCTCGTTTTTCCTCGGGTGGCATTACCCGCACGTCTTCGGCAAGGCCGCCTGCCTCTCGAGCACCTTCGGCTATCGTGACGACCTGATCGAGCGCGTGGCGAGCGAACCCAAGCGAGACGTGCGGTTCTACATCGACAGCGGATGGCCGCGGGACAACTACGAGCGGACCACGGCCATGCGCGACCAGCTCCTCGCCAAGGGCTTCCAGTTCGGCAAGGATCTGCTCTACTTCGCCTTCCCCGGCGACCTGCACAACGAGCACTCCTGGGCGGCGCGGAGCCACGTGCCCTTCCAGTACTTCTTCGGCAAGGCCGCGCGCGCTTGACCCCCTCACGAGGGCCGCGCCTGCTCGCCGAGCGCGCGGCCCGCCCTTTGCTGCGGAGAACACCATGCCGCTCGGAATTCTCCTCGTCATGTTGCTGATCGTCGCTGCCCTCGTCCTGGGAATCTGGGCGACGTTCAGCGTGCTCGGCGTGCTCGTCACCCTCGCCATCGCCGCGCTCGTCGGCTGGCTGGCCGATCGAATCGTGCCCGGCCGCCTGCCCTACGGCTGGGCGGGCGCCATGGTGGCAGGCCTGCTCGGGAGCTTCATCGGCTCCATGCTCCTCGGCCGCGTCGGCCCCGAAATCGCACGAATCCCCATCATCCCCGCGTTCGTCGGCGCCGTGATCGTCGCCTTCGTCGTGCAGATGGTCCTCAAGCGAGGCGTCGGGCGCCGCGACCGCGGGCCGGAGACGCGGGTCTAGTCGGGCAGGGATGAACGAGAAGCGTGCAGCGCGATCTCTGTCCCGCTGGCACCACCGTTGCTGACGAATGATTGGCGAGCGAAAGGAGTCCCATTCATGATCCGACGCTACCTGGTTCACTTCGCGGCGTGCGCTGCCTCCGCCCTGCTCTTCGGCTGCGGGGAGGGCTCCACGGCGGACGCGATCGATCGCGACACGGGCCATTTCACCGTGAACTGGACGATCAGCAACCAGCGCGCCGCGAATTATTGCACCGCGTACGACGCGACGGGTGCGCTGATCCAGATCCGCAACGACCAGGAGGAGTTCGTCGCGGATATCCGGGTGCCGTGCACCCAGTTCGAGGCGAGCATCGAGCTGCCCGTGGACAATTACCACGCGACGATCGTCCTCGTGAAGGAGGACGGCGAGGCCGTCGGCAACAGGATCGACCTCGGGACGTTCAAGGTCGAGGCCGGCGACGACATCGCGCGCGAGGCGACGTTCGCGATGCCGCCGCCCCGGGATTGACCTCGAACCAAAGAAAGGCGTTTTGCAGGGCCGCAGGGGCGGAGATCGCGCCTGCGGCTCTTTGTCCCTACCCCCCGCGCTTCCGCGCTTGCCGCGGGAGCAAGACGGTGAACGTCGTCCCCTCCTCGTTCGTCGAGCGCACCTCGATCCGGCCGCCGTGGGCCTCCACGATCGATTTCACGATGTAAAGCCCGAGCCCCACGCTCCGGGCCCGCGAATCCCCCGGCAATACGCCCCGATGCATGGGCGCGAAGAGGTGCGGCCGGATCTCGTCCGGGATCGCCGGGCCTTCGTTGTGCACCGACACGGCGAGCTCCTCGGCCCTGCCCTCGGTCTTCACCGTGATCGGGGTCCCGGGCGGGCTGTACTGGACCGCGTTGCTCGTGATGTTCGTGATCACCTGCGCGATCCGGTCGGTGTCGAAGGCGCCGCGACCGTCGCCCGCTTGCTGCGAGGGGAACTCCCGATCCGGATAGACCAGCCGCACCTCTTCGAGCACGCCGGCCACGAAGGAATGGAGCTCCACCTCCCGCGGCGAGATCGGGATCCCGCGGCCGAGGCGCGCCGACGTGAAATCGAGCAGGTCGCGGATCAAGCGGCTGGCGCGCTCGGCCGAGGCGAGGATCCGCGCCGCCGTCTTCGTCGCCCGCTCGTCGAGATCCTCGCGCCGCAAGAGCACCGTGGCCGCGAGGGTGATGGCGCTGAGCGGGTTGCGCAGATCGTGCGAGACGATGCCGATGAGCTGCTGCTCGAACTCGAGGCGGCGCAGATCCTCGGCCTCGCGGCGCTTGCGCTCGGTGATGTCGGAGACGAGCGAGACGAAGCCGATCACCCGCCCCGCCGCCGTCACCTGCGGGACGAACGTCACCTCCACGAAGCCCCGGCGCCCGCCCCGAAAGACGAACGGGTGCTCGTGCCGGACCGTCTCTCCACGCATCACGCGTTCGAAGAGCGGCTTCGCCGTGCGGTAGTTCTCCTCGCCGATGACCTCGACGATACGTTTCCCCGCGAGTGACTCCGGCGGGACCCCGAACCAGGCCTCGTAGGCCTTGTTCGTCAGCCGATAGCGCTCGTCGGCGCCGACGATGTTGATGAGGTCCGGCAGGCTGTCGACGACGAGCCGGAGCCTCTGCTCGCTCTCCGAGAGCGCGGCACGGCTGCGGCGCAGCGCCTCCTCGGCGCTCCTGCGCTCGGTGATGTCCTCCCCGACGACGCCGACCCCCCAGATCGCGCCGTCCGCGCCGCGCACGGGGAAATACCTGACGAGCCGATGAAGCATCCGGCCGCTCCCGGGCGGCAGCTCCATCGTGAACTCGCGCCCCACGACGGGCTCGCCGGTCTCGAGCACCCGCCGAAGCACACGCTCGACCTCCTCGAGCTGCGCCGGATCGACGAATGCGCGGATCGGCTTGCCCGGGAACTCGCCGCGCCGACGGCCGTGCAGCTCCGCCAGCGCCGTGTTCACCAGCACGTAACGAAGCTCGGTGTCGACGAAGGCGAGGCCGAGGGGCGAGGACTCCGTGAAGCTCGACAGCATGGCGAGGGCCTTGTGGGTCTCGTCGCGGCTCCGCTCGAGCGCCAGGATCGCGGCCGCGCGCGCCGCGAGCGTGCGCACGAGCAGCCGGTCCTCGTCGGACAGGGCCCGCACCTTCTCCGACCCCACGACGATCACGGCGGCGACGCGGCTCTCGATCAAGAGCGGGACCGCATACGCCGAGCGGAGCCGCTCCTTGTTGATGCCCGCGCTCGTGATGCGTGGATCCTCCCGCGTGTCGACGCTCTCGAGCGGCGCCGCCGCGAGCGCCGCGCGGCCGGCCAGGCACTCGCCGAGGCGAATACGCGCGCCGAGCGACTCTTCCTGCGCAGGCCCGACGGCCGCGCGGACGACGAGCTCCTCCTCCTCGACCACGTACATGGACGCCGAATCCACGATGGGCGAGGTCTCTCGCAGGCCGACGAGGAAGCTCTGCAAGAAATTGTGGAGGCCTTCGCTGTTCAGGGCGGCATTCGAGACGGCGTCGAGCGCGCGCAAGGTCCGCTCGCGCGTGGCCGTGTAAGTCGCGACGGCCGCGCCGATCGCCGCGTCGATGGCCTGGTCGAAGGCGAGGACGTCGCGGACGGGCGTGAGCTCCCCGCTCTCCCGCGACCAGATATCGAGGACGCACCGGCGGAGGACGCCATACTCCGTCACCACCTCCTGGAGATCGAAGCCCACTTCGAGGCGCGCGAGGGCGTGGAGATCCGGGGCGCGCAAATGCACAGCGGAGCCCTCGCCTTCCAGGGTCCGGGCGAGCCCGTCGAGGATGTCGGGGATGTGATCACGCAGGGCGAGCTCCGGCAGCGCCCGGGCGATCGGCAAGGCGCGGACACGCGAGGACCATTCCTGTACGATCCGCTCGCCGCTCGACCGGAGAAACGCCCCGAGCCGCAGCCCCGAGGGCCGATCGGGCCCCGCTTCATCCGCCATCACTTCCTTGTTCTTTGATGCAGCACGAGCGGAGGCGGAAGCGGGGGCGAAGGCGATGGCGGGCCACCGCTCGCTCGCCTCCTGGCCGGATGGCCTTAGGTTCGCCGCGATGACGGACGAAACCGGAAGGGCTGCCCAGCCCGGCGCGCCCGCGGCCCACGGCCCCCGCGCGGCCCTGCTCCTCGGCGCGCTCGGCGTCGTCTTCGGGGATATCGGCACGAGCCCGCTCTACGCCATCAAAGAATGCTTCAGCCCGGCCGCCTCGCACCGGGTCGCGCCGACGCCGGAGAACATCCTGGGCATCCTGTCGCTGGTCTTCTGGACGCTGCTGATGGTGGTGTCGGTCAAATACCTCGGGTTCATCCTGAAGGCCGACAACCAGGGATCGGGCGGGACGATGGCGCTGCTCGCGCTCGTGCCGCCCCGAAGAGGGCCAGGGACGGGGCCGCTCGTCTTGCTCGTGCTGCTCGGCGCGTCGCTTCTTTATGGCGAGGGCGTGATCACGCCGGCCATTTCGGTGCTCTCGGCCATGGAGGGGCTCGAGGTCGCCTACCACCCCTTGAAGCCGCTCATCGTGCCGCTCACGGTGGTGATCTTGATCGGGCTCTTCCTCGTGCAGAAGCGCGGAACGGGGAACATCGGCAACGTCTTCGGGATCGTCACGCTCCTCTGGTTTCTGACCATCGCGACGCTCGGGGCCCGCTGGATCCTCGTCAATCGAAGCGTGCTCGCCGCGGTGGATCCGCGGTATGGCCTCCATTTCTTCCTGGAGCACCGGGGCCACGGGTTCTTGCTGCTCGGCGCCGTGGTCCTCTGCATCACGGGCTGCGAGGCGCTGTATGCGGACATGGGGCATTTCGGACGCGCTCCGATCCGGAGGGTCTGGTTCGTCGTCGTATGGCCGGCGCTGCTCCTCAATTATTTCGGGCAGGGCGCATTCTTGCTCCAGCACCCCGAGGGCGCGACGAACCCGTTTTACGCGCTCGCCCCCTCCTGGGCCCTCTATCCGACGATCGCCATCGCCACCGCGGCCACGATCGTCGCCTCGCAGGCCTTGATCTCGGGGGCATTCTCGCTCACCCAGCAGGCGGTCCAGCTCGGGTATTTCCCGCGCGTGACCATCGTGCATACGTCGAAGCACACCGAAGGGCAGATCTACATCCCCGAGATCAACCGCGCGCTCCTCGTGGCCTGCGTGCTGCTCGTCCTGCTCTTCCGGACGTCGAGCGCGCTCGCGGCGGCCTACGGCATCGCGGTCACGGCCACGATGACCATCACCACGGTCGTGTATTTCGTGGTCGTCACGCAGCGCTGGGGCTGGCCGCTCTGGAAGGCCTTGCCGCCGGTGTTGACGTTCCTGGTGATCGATCTGTCGTTTTTCACGGCAAACGCGGCCAAGTTCTTCCACGGCGGCTGGTTCCCCGTCGTCCTGGCCGTCGGCATCTTCACGGTGATGACGACCTGGAAGACCGGGCGTCGTTTCCTCGGCGAGGCCTTCAAGGCGGACCTCTCGCCGCTCGATCAATTTCTGGAGGACGTGGCGAACCAAAAACCCTTCCGCGTGAAGGGGACCGCGGTCTTCATGGCCTCGAACCCGCACGGGACGCCGCCCGTCCTCTTGCACCATTTCAAGCACAACCAGGTCCTGCACGAGCAGGTGGTGCTCCTGTCGATCACGAGCGAGCGCGTCCCCGAGATCCCCCCCGAGGAGCGCGTCAGCATCATCGACAAAGGGAACGGCTTTTATCGGGTGCGGGCGCGTTACGGGTTCATGCAATCGCCCCACGTGCCGAGCGTGCTGCTCGCCTGCAAGGCGCACGGGCTCGTGATCGACCTGAAGCGCACGAGTTATTACCTCGGCCGCGAGACGCTCCTGCCCACGGGGCGGTCGAAGATGATGCGGTGGCGGAAAGGCCTCTTCGCCTTCATTTCCCGGAACGCGCGCCCGGCGACCGCGTACTTCGGGCTGCCGCCAGGGCGCGTCGTGGAGTTCGGGATGCAGATCAACCTGTGAAGCGCCGCGGCGCGCCCCCCTCCCCAGGCTCCGCGCTCTGCGCTAGAACGACGGGCCCATGCCGTCCACGCACGATTTCGTCGACACCTACCTGCGCGAGACCGCCGAGATCGCCCTCGGCACGAGCCGCGAAGACCTCACGGCCGTCATCGAGGTCCTCTTCGAGGCCTGGAGAAACGACCACACCATCTACACCTGCGGCAACGGCGGCAGCGCGGCGAACGCGAGCCACCTGGCCTGCGACATCTCGAAGTTCACCTGGGCGGAAGGCAAGAAGCGCTTCAAGTGCCGCTCGCTCTGCGACAACGCAGCGCTGATCAGCGCGCTCACGAACGACGTGGGCTTCAACAGGATCTTCCTCGAGCAGCTCGACGGCTCGATGGCGCCCGGCGACGTGCTCGTCTGCCTGAGCGTCCACGGCGGCTCGGGCGCGGACAAGGCCGGGCCCTGGTCGCAAAACCTGGTCGCCGCGGCCGACTTCGTGAAGAAACACGGCGGCAAGGTGGTCGCGCTCGTGGGTTACGACGGCGGCGCGCTGCGGCAGATGGCCGACGCCTCCATCCTCGTCCCCCGGACCTCGGGCGGGCACACGTCGACGCCGCACGTGGAGGGTTTTCATGAAGTCTACCATCACCTGATCTGCGAGCGGCTGCGGCAGATGGTGGCCGAGGCATGAACGGACGGGCGCGGGCCGGCGTGATCCTCGACCGCGACGGGACGCTCATCGATTTCGTCCGCGACCCCGAGCTCGGCGCCGTGGTGAGCGCCTTCCACCCGGATCACGTGCGCCTCTTGCCCGGCGTCGCCAGGGGGCTCGCCCTCCTGCAAGACGCCGGCTTCGCCCTCGCGATCGCGACGAACCAGCCAGGCGCGGCGAAGGGCCAGATCCCGGAGAGCGCCATCACCCGGACGAACCAGGCGCTCGTCGACGCGCTCGCGGCCGAGGGCATCCGCATCGAAGCCGTCCGCGCCTGCCTGCACCACCCGGAGGGCGGGCCGGGCGGTGATCCGGCGCTCGCCACGGACTGCACGTGCCGCAAGCCAAAGCCGGGGATGCTGCTGTCGATCGTGGAGGAGCTCGGGCTCGATCCTTCACGCTCGTGGATGGTCGGCGACGCGGCCGTGGATGTGCTGGCCGCGCGCGCGGCGGGCCTCCGCGCGGGGCTCGTCTTCGAGTGGGGGCGCTGCGAGATGTGCCCGGTTCGAGGGGGCTTCGACGAGATCCCGATGATCCGACCGGACGCGTCGGCGAGCCGCTTCGACGAGCTCGCCCGGCGGATCCGAGATTCTCTAGCCATGGCGCCGGCCTGATCTATGCTCCGCCGCCCCCCGGCCTTGCCGGCGGCGTTGCTCGGAGTCGACATGCTCTTTCTCGACAGCTCGGATCCCAAGGAGATCAAGGACATCTTCGCCTGGGGGGTGATCGCGGGGGTCACGACGAACCCGCTCATCCTCGCGCGCGAGGCGGGCGCGGTGGACCTCGAAGAGCGCATCCGCGCCGTCGTCGCCGCCTCGAAGGGCCCGGTCTCCGTGGAGCTCGTGAGCGAGTCCGAGGGCGCGATGATGGAGGAGGCGCGGCTCTACCACGCGTGGGCGCCGACGCGGATCGTGATCAAGGTGCCGTTCGGCGAGGCGGGGCTACGCGTGACGCACGCGCTCGCGTCGCAGGGCATCGAGACGAACGTGACGTGTATCATGAGCTTCAACCAGGCCTACCTGGCGGCGCTCGCGGGCGGGACGTACGTGTCGATCTTCAGCGGCCGGGTGCGGGACATGGGCTACGACGTGCGGCCGGTCATCGCCGAGACGCGGGCGCAGCTCGAGCGGGAGAAGCTCGCGGCGAAGATCATCGTGGGGTCGATCCGGCACATCCTCGACGTGAACGAGGCGCTCGCCCACGGGGCGCACGTGGTGACGGTGCCGCCGGCCATCCTGCGGAAGATGCTGCACAACCCGAAGACCGACGAGACGATCCGCGAGTTCAACGCGGCCTGGGCG is from Polyangium spumosum and encodes:
- a CDS encoding serine/threonine-protein kinase codes for the protein MEGSVVAGRFLIERFAGKGGMGEVFRARDTRTGARVALKLLHAHVDGFEENERFEREARLLSELRHPAIVSYVAHGKARDGRPFLAIEWLPGRDLSQRLAEGPLSVRDCVTLLARTADALANVHRRGVVHRDIKPSNLFLRDGRVDRVTLLDFGIARLALPQSFLTHTGHIIGTPAYMAPEQARGEGELWPSTDVFSLGCVAFECLTGKPPFFAREIIAILAKILFEEVPSIEALRPATPPAFTALLARMLDKDPSRRPIDGAALRDELAALEMPLGDDTVLVPVNTPPPVSAALSGDVMQLLCIVFAIPVDEPEFAMPLTSNADGSTGRAFRDALRDRLIRLGGRVEWLADGSLAVIVPPAQSAIDQASQAARCALAVKEEWPRARVGLTTGRGVVKERLPIGDAIERAVSLLRMQGRAEPESGQIVMESGVSLDDLSAKLLEPRFEITTTEGKPVLSGERTSTTDESRPLLGRPTPCVGREQELSMLDLLWSGCVEESEARVVIVTAAPGAGKSRLRHEFLRRMEARGTPITIILGRGDLFSHGSPYGILSQSLRGFCGLAGGEPLEVQRAKLRERVSRHVPASEALRVSEFLGELCNVPFSSEDSMRLRAARSDPKLMHDQINWAFIDFVRAESAHQPLLFILEDLHWGDALTEKLVHRALGELADRPFMVLALARPEVHEIFPKLWEEHRPQLLRMRGLGKKACERLIRQVLGAALSDEQVARMIEQADGNALFLEEMIRAAADGKSDSAPETVMAMLQARLSRLDVRERHVVLAASVLGRRFVCEGVARVLGPHRSNQEIELALSFLVEKELLVARYDDPSPQSTEYTFRHALVRDAAYELLTPEDRVLGHRAVACYLEALGDADPSVIADHFQLGGDLTSAVPHYLRAAKQCCERFELSAMNRAIDRAVLAGASGEALGSLRALQCYVCYMSARHDEGIRPGMDALDLLPAGSNTWYKTLHALFSLTSQVGDTKLCGELLTLFDQVEPEPEGRGGLLEAASGVVCMFALGGARAPVERLLQRVMPIDAEIRAQYPEAHANFSIGLAIYAEHIAPDPWMHMVTSAEAASFFEKSGALREFVIVGAQQAMAEARLGATADSLATLRRVVDAAAKVKEAIPLCVSEWAQARAMLFSSEPMPMEVALEHAQAALKHGHEAPFYESHARLVLAKCLTGLERYDEAEQEARRAAEGLRGLALSRVDTLTALVHVLIAQGRTTEARACAEEGLQIIETVGSAGGLEVPMRLAVAVARRETGDIGGAREALRDTLAQIELRAEKIPDPVLRERYRNHGGENRRARELSRILSAD
- a CDS encoding alpha/beta hydrolase encodes the protein MGQAKIQVFYPVPRGRVVLRTESDWNRSVEPNYVSDDRTITEFVIDADQKYFYFKPCLDDERGFTWSQGDNYLATTSDTTIRRCYPHFFCPPRGTFSPVVTVPEGNAEANHHVRVYFPPGYDENTLKRYPVLYMHDGTNLFFGDEAFGGNEWRVDENVELLHSMNLIDKVIVVGVYAKDRMYEYTKPGYERYGDFMVNQLKPFIDSRLRTLSDPQNTAVMGSSLGGVVSFFLGWHYPHVFGKAACLSSTFGYRDDLIERVASEPKRDVRFYIDSGWPRDNYERTTAMRDQLLAKGFQFGKDLLYFAFPGDLHNEHSWAARSHVPFQYFFGKAARA
- a CDS encoding GlsB/YeaQ/YmgE family stress response membrane protein, with translation MPLGILLVMLLIVAALVLGIWATFSVLGVLVTLAIAALVGWLADRIVPGRLPYGWAGAMVAGLLGSFIGSMLLGRVGPEIARIPIIPAFVGAVIVAFVVQMVLKRGVGRRDRGPETRV